ATTGATTAATCGTCAAGAGCCTATTGTTAGTAAAAACAAAGCTGGAGTTGCAACAACTGATACCGCTTCAGGAAAGTCGGCAGAGGGAATTTTATTGGTGGATGTAGATGTAACTGATGGACCACAACCAGGAACTATGGTTATTAGAGGAACTATTGATTTGAACAAAATACCAGAAACTCCTTGTGCAGATGCTCAAAAAGCACTAGGAACAAGAATTTTGTTTATGAAATAAAATAAGGAAAGTGAGTGATGACTATGAACAAACGAAAGTATTTATTGAATTTGCAGAGATTTGCTGATGCAAGTCCGAAGAACATCTATGAAGCAGTTACAGCACAGGAACTAGGAGTTTATTATTCTGAAGGAATCTCAAATAAAATTCCTTATTTGGGACAAATTCTATTTCCAAGGGATAAGAAGTTAGGACTTGATTTGAAATGGATAAAGGGATCAAAAGGATTGCCAGTAGTACTTAAGGCCTCAAACTTTGATACAAATGCGACTTTAAGAGACCGCATTGGATTCTCAGAACTAAGTGATGAAATGCCTTTCTTTAAAGAATCAATGCTAATAAAGGAACATGATAGACAAGAATTAAATAAGGTTATAGATTCAGGTCGCTCAGCTTATATTGATGTTATAGTGAAAAACATCTTTGATGATCAGTTGACATTAGTTACTGGCGCTGAAGCTACTGAGGAAAGAATGAGAATGCAACTTCTTTCTACTGGAACTATAAATATTGAGTCTAATGGTGTGAAAAAGCATTATGACTATAAGATAAAGGATTCTCAAAAAGAAACTATTACAACAGATACATTAAAGTGGTCAGACACAGAGAAATCTAAACCAGTTCAAGATATCATTAGATGGATGGATACTATTGAAGATGAAACAGGTAGTAGACCTACTAGAGCTATTTGTACTAGAAAGACAATGAACTATCTAGTTGACAATATTTCTATCAGAAATGATATGAATGTAAGCAAAGGTGACAAAATAATAATGACTGACGAAATGACTAGGAACTATTTCAAAAAGAAAGTAAATCTTGAGATTGCAG
The sequence above is drawn from the Tissierellales bacterium genome and encodes:
- a CDS encoding major capsid protein, whose amino-acid sequence is MNKRKYLLNLQRFADASPKNIYEAVTAQELGVYYSEGISNKIPYLGQILFPRDKKLGLDLKWIKGSKGLPVVLKASNFDTNATLRDRIGFSELSDEMPFFKESMLIKEHDRQELNKVIDSGRSAYIDVIVKNIFDDQLTLVTGAEATEERMRMQLLSTGTINIESNGVKKHYDYKIKDSQKETITTDTLKWSDTEKSKPVQDIIRWMDTIEDETGSRPTRAICTRKTMNYLVDNISIRNDMNVSKGDKIIMTDEMTRNYFKKKVNLEIAVYNKKFKDDDGLTKNFFPDDVFTLIPDGSLGKTWFGTTPEESDLMSGTTDAKVSIVNKGVAITTSKKVDPVNVETKVTAIMLPSFEKADEIFIATVAGD